Genomic DNA from Myxococcales bacterium:
GTTCGATCTTCATCAACGCCCGGCGTTCGGATGGGAAGCGCTTCCACTGATTGAATTGAGAGACCATCCGCGCCGCGATCTGCGGGTTCATGTCGTCGAGTTCGAGCACCACGTCTGCCAGGAAGCGGTATCCCTTGCCGCTGGCATCGTGAAAACGAACCTGATTCGCCGCACAGAACACGCCGATCAGGGAGCGCAATCGGTTCGGGTTCTTGAGGCTGAAGTCGCGATGTCGCGACAGGGACATGACCTGCTCGAGCGCTTCGGGACGTTTGCACATGGCTTGCGCCGAAAACCATTTGTCGAGCACCAGGGGATCGTTGTGCCAACGCTCGTAGAACGCCGCAAGCGCCTGCTCGCACTCATCGCCGCCGAGATCCACCAGCAACCCCAGCGCCCATTGAGTATCCGTCATGTTGTTCGCGCTGGTGAACTGTTCGTAGATCCAGGACGTAATCTCGTCTGACTCGAGACAGGCGAGATAGCCGAGCGAGGTGTTCTTGATTCGACGATCCGCAATCGAACCACTGTCGTTTCGATAGGGCCGAGGACTGGCAAGCGAACCGTAGAGATCTGCCAAAGATTCGCGATGATCGGAAGCCAGGGAACAGATGACAAACTCGCGTGCACAATGGAGTCCGTCGACGTCGATGATTTTCGTCTCTTGCCCCAGAACTTTCTCACCCGGCAGAATCAGCGCGAGGGCGCGCAGGGAATGGTCGAGTCGATCGTCGGCGAGGATCTTGCCGAAGGCTTCGCTGAACAACGGAAGCAGTGAGAGCGAACGACCCGCGGCGGAATCTTCGGCGAGCTCCAAAAGCAGCCGGGATGCAAGTTCCTGCCCGGCATCCCAACGCGAGAACGCATCGCCGTCGTGCGCCATGAGGAAGGCGAGTTCTTCGCGAGTTCGGTCCATCCGGAGCCTTACGGGCGCAGAAAAGTCGCGCAGTACCGAGGGCACGGGTCTTTGCGTAAGCCCGCGAAACACGAAGTCCTGCTCTCTTTCGCTCAGCTCGAGCACGCAGCTGGTCCCGCGCGGGCGCGCGGTCCCGGACGCGAGATCGAGGGGAAAATCGGCGCCGTCGGCCCCGAGCAGACCCACGACGACCGGAATATGCAGCGGAGGCGCTTCGTCGTTTTCCGTCTCACCACCGCTTCCACTCGCCAGATTGCTCTGGCGAAGGCTCAGGGTGTAGCGGCCCGTGGCTTCATCGTAGCTCCCCGAGGCGTGGACTTCGGGGGTACCCGGTTGCCGATACCAGTGCTTGAACGACTCGAGATCTTCGTCGTTGGCATCGGCGAGGGCAGCGACGAAATCGTCGCAAGTCACCGCCGAACCGTCATGTCGCTCGAAATAGAGATCCATTCCCCGGCGAAAACCGTCGACGCCGAGCAGGGTGCTGAGCATGCGAATGACTTCCGCGCCCTTGTTGTAGACCGTGGGCGTGTAGAAATTATCCATCGAAATATACGAGTCGGGTCGAATGGGATGTTTCATCGGGCCGGCATCTTCCGCGAACTGCGCAGACCGGAGGATCTTCACGTCGGCGATGCGCTTGACTGCGTCCGATGTCATGTCGGCGGTGAAGCACTGGTCGCGAAAGACCGTCAGCCCCTCCTTCAGCGTCAACTGGAACCAGTCGCGACAGGTCACTCGATTGCCGGTCCAGTTGTGGAAGTACTCGTGCCCAATCACGGCTTCGATGCCCTCGTAATCGTCGTCCGTTGCGGTTTCCGGCTGAGCGAGCACGTACTTCGAATTGAAGACGTTGAGCCCCTTGTTCTCCATCGCGCCCATGTTGAAGTCGTTGACCGCCACGATCATGTAGATGTCGAGATCGTACTCGCGACCAAATTTCTCCTCGTCCCACTTCATGGCTTTCCGCAGGGAGACGAGGGCGTGGTGGCAGAGTTCGATGTTCTCGGGTTCGACCCAGATCTCGAGTTTGACCTCACGCCCCGACTGCGTGACGAAGCTGCCGCCGTGACAGAGGAGCTTCCCGGCGACCAGAGCAAACAAGTAACAAGGCTTGGGGAACGGGTCCTCCCAGCGCACGCGCCGGCGACCGTCGGCGAGAGTTTCGTCTTCGACCAGATTGCCGTTGGAAAGCAAGACCGGGTAGTCGGCGTCCTGGGCCGTGATGGTCGTCGTGTAGCGCGACATGATGTCCGGGCGATCGGGGAAGTAGGTGATCCGCCGAAAGCCCATCGCTTCACATTGGGTACAGAACAGATTCCCGCTGCAGTAGAGACCCGACAACGCAGTGTTGGCCTTGGGGTCGATTGTCACTTCGGTTTCGAGGGTAAACTGTGCGGGGACACTGCGGATGCGCAACTCGTCGCCGTCTGCCTCGAACTCGCTCTCGTCGAGGGTGCGCCCGTCGAGCGCAACCCGGACAAGCTCGAGTTCTTCCCCATTCAGGACGAAGGTCGGCGGATCTCCCGAAAGCGTCTCATTGCGCCGAACCGCGAGGATCGCCCGGACCCGGGTGCAGTGTTCGTCGAGATCAAACTCCAGCTGTACGCTGTCTACCCAATAGTCGGGTGGGGCGTAGTCGCGGCGGTAGGTCGTCCTGGGTTTCTCTGGCTTGGATCCGCTCACCCGTGCTCCTCGCCCCTGCTCCTTGGGATGCGATCACAGGCAATAGCAAAATTGATCTGGCGGAGCCCATGGCTGGACCGCGAGAGGAATGCAGCGAGGAGACAAAGAGATGCGAGAACCGGCTGGATGTTCAGCGCTGGGCGATTCGCCCGCCCTTGCTCTGACAATCGAATTTCCGCGCGTACTCCATGCGGCCTTCGATCCAACAGCGGACGACCACGTTTTCGGGGTCGGGTTCTTTTTTCAGGGCTTCTTCTACGCGACCGGAAATATCCTTGAAGGCGTCAGCGCCCTTCTCCTTCAGCGCTGCCAGAGAGAATCCGCCACCGGCTTTTGCGCCGTCCGCTTCTTCGGCAGCTTTGTTCTTGGGGGCGGAAGAGTGGTGCTCCAGAATCGCCTGGCCCTTGTCGATCTCTTCCAAGACCCAGCATCCGGTTCCAGAGAGACACAGACCCGCAAGCAGGACTGTTGACAATCCTCGCATTCCCAGTCTATCGGCAAAAAACGAGAAATGATTGAGCGAAAAAAGCGCCCGTGCCCCCTGGGCGTTTCGCGCTCGTCGAGGCTCCGGTAGATTATCCGACCCCCC
This window encodes:
- the pepN gene encoding aminopeptidase N, which translates into the protein MSGSKPEKPRTTYRRDYAPPDYWVDSVQLEFDLDEHCTRVRAILAVRRNETLSGDPPTFVLNGEELELVRVALDGRTLDESEFEADGDELRIRSVPAQFTLETEVTIDPKANTALSGLYCSGNLFCTQCEAMGFRRITYFPDRPDIMSRYTTTITAQDADYPVLLSNGNLVEDETLADGRRRVRWEDPFPKPCYLFALVAGKLLCHGGSFVTQSGREVKLEIWVEPENIELCHHALVSLRKAMKWDEEKFGREYDLDIYMIVAVNDFNMGAMENKGLNVFNSKYVLAQPETATDDDYEGIEAVIGHEYFHNWTGNRVTCRDWFQLTLKEGLTVFRDQCFTADMTSDAVKRIADVKILRSAQFAEDAGPMKHPIRPDSYISMDNFYTPTVYNKGAEVIRMLSTLLGVDGFRRGMDLYFERHDGSAVTCDDFVAALADANDEDLESFKHWYRQPGTPEVHASGSYDEATGRYTLSLRQSNLASGSGGETENDEAPPLHIPVVVGLLGADGADFPLDLASGTARPRGTSCVLELSEREQDFVFRGLTQRPVPSVLRDFSAPVRLRMDRTREELAFLMAHDGDAFSRWDAGQELASRLLLELAEDSAAGRSLSLLPLFSEAFGKILADDRLDHSLRALALILPGEKVLGQETKIIDVDGLHCAREFVICSLASDHRESLADLYGSLASPRPYRNDSGSIADRRIKNTSLGYLACLESDEITSWIYEQFTSANNMTDTQWALGLLVDLGGDECEQALAAFYERWHNDPLVLDKWFSAQAMCKRPEALEQVMSLSRHRDFSLKNPNRLRSLIGVFCAANQVRFHDASGKGYRFLADVVLELDDMNPQIAARMVSQFNQWKRFPSERRALMKIELERIAGRPALSKDVFEIVERALSD